The window GAAGCGGTGGCGGCGGCGCACCCCTACCAGGGCCCGATCTTTCCTGAAATGGGCGAAGAGCCGCTTTAGGATTGGAAAAAGTGGCCGCAATCGCCTAGAACGACGCCGACGCGACGACGTATCACGCTGCCCCGCCGCCTCCGCCATAGCGAGGGTGGCCAGCAAAACAAACCCTGTGGGTTTTTTCCGGAGACATAAAGAATGGTTGCGAGAGATCTGATGGCCTCCAAGGGACCGGCCGTCTTCGCCGTCGGCAAGGATCAGCCGATAAAAGACGTGATCGGCCTCTTGTCAGGCATGGGCATCGGCGCCGTGGTGGTCAGCGACGACAACCGGAACCTCGACGGCATCCTTTCGGAGCGCGACATCCTGCTGGCGCTGGACGAGCGCGGCGCCGAGGTCCTGGAATTGCGGGCCGGCGATCTGATGACCGCCGACGTCGTCACCTGCAACGGCGAAACCCTGGCGGCCAAGGTGCTGGCCACCATGGTCGATTACGGCGTGCGCCACCTGCCGGTGGTGGGCGAGGACGGCCTGGAAGGCATGATCAGCATGCGCGACGTCGTGCAGTTGCGGCTTTCGGTCCTGGAAAACGAGGTCGAAAGCCTGCGCCGGCAATTGCAGGAAGGGCCGCAAGCGGCTTAATAGACGCCAAATTGATTGCGCGGGAGCACGGCGATGCACTTCGGATTGACTGAAGAACAGCAGATGATGCAGGACGTGGCGAAGAACTTCGCCGAAAACGAAATCCTGCCCAACCTCGAGGACGACGAAGCCAACCACAGATTTCGCCCCGAGGTTCTCAAGAAGATGGGCGAGCTCAGCTTCTTCGCCTGCGCGCTGCCGGAGGAATATGGCGGCAACGGCTTCGGATTCCTGGAATCGGTAATTCTGGCCGAACAGATCGCCCGGATCTCGGGCTCCTGGCGCGTGCCCTTCAACATGCAGAACCTGGGGCCCCCCGTGACCGTGGCCAAGTACGGCACGGACGAACAAAAGCGAACCTTCATTCCCGGCTGGGTCAGCGGCGAGAGCATTGGTTTCTTCGCCATGACCGAACCCAATACCGGATCGGACGTGGCCAGCATGGGCACCACGGCCACGGACCAGGGCGACCACTGGGAGCTGAATGGCCAGAAGATGTGGATCTCCAACGCCCACGTCGGCGATTGGGGGCTCCTCTA is drawn from Alphaproteobacteria bacterium and contains these coding sequences:
- a CDS encoding CBS domain-containing protein; the protein is MVARDLMASKGPAVFAVGKDQPIKDVIGLLSGMGIGAVVVSDDNRNLDGILSERDILLALDERGAEVLELRAGDLMTADVVTCNGETLAAKVLATMVDYGVRHLPVVGEDGLEGMISMRDVVQLRLSVLENEVESLRRQLQEGPQAA